The proteins below are encoded in one region of Paenibacillus albus:
- a CDS encoding PhoH family protein — protein sequence MQNEFKVAKIPLANAAEGLALFGPQDKYLRLVQQQTSADIASREAEITISGPSAEVDSIEQLYSVLQQLVRGGYTPSERDIAYALDLSRTLQADQLLDLFKAEITTTFRGKPIRVKTIGQRHYVKTIKRMDVVFGIGPAGTGKTYLAVVLAVAALKEGSVKRIVLTRPAVEAGENLGFLPGDLQEKVDPYLRPLYDALHDVLGPDQTTKAFERGLIEVAPLAYMRGRTLEDSFIILDEAQNTTPEQMKMFLTRLGFGSKMVITGDVTQIDLPRGKRSGLIEAQRILADIPEIGFIIFTEQDVVRHSLVQKIITAYNVDAEKQV from the coding sequence TTGCAAAATGAATTCAAAGTAGCCAAGATTCCACTTGCAAACGCAGCGGAGGGGCTGGCACTATTTGGCCCGCAGGATAAGTATTTACGGCTCGTTCAGCAGCAAACGTCAGCAGACATTGCTTCCCGTGAAGCGGAAATTACGATCTCGGGTCCCAGCGCCGAGGTTGATTCTATCGAACAGCTCTATAGCGTGCTCCAGCAGCTCGTGCGAGGCGGTTACACACCGTCCGAACGCGATATAGCGTATGCGCTTGATCTTTCGCGTACACTGCAGGCAGACCAGTTGCTAGATTTGTTCAAGGCCGAAATTACGACAACGTTTCGCGGCAAACCGATTCGGGTAAAAACGATTGGTCAGCGCCACTACGTGAAAACGATCAAGCGGATGGATGTTGTGTTCGGAATCGGCCCGGCCGGTACGGGCAAAACGTATCTCGCGGTAGTTCTCGCGGTAGCTGCGCTGAAGGAAGGCTCTGTCAAACGGATCGTGCTGACGCGCCCTGCGGTTGAAGCGGGCGAGAACCTTGGCTTCCTGCCAGGTGATCTGCAAGAGAAGGTAGATCCTTACTTAAGACCGCTGTACGATGCGCTCCATGACGTACTCGGCCCGGATCAAACGACCAAAGCCTTTGAACGCGGACTTATTGAAGTAGCACCGCTCGCTTACATGCGGGGCCGGACGCTCGAGGATTCATTTATTATTTTGGACGAAGCACAGAATACGACACCGGAGCAGATGAAAATGTTCCTGACACGTCTCGGTTTTGGCTCGAAGATGGTCATCACAGGGGACGTTACCCAGATTGACTTGCCGCGCGGCAAGCGTTCAGGACTTATCGAAGCACAGCGCATCCTAGCGGACATTCCGGAGATTGGCTTCATCATATTCACGGAGCAGGATGTCGTCCGTCACTCGCTCGTTCAGAAGATTATAACGGCATATAATGTGGACGCAGAGAAGCAGGTCTAA
- a CDS encoding EAL domain-containing protein yields MHHHLHGSYDLLLVLFSYLVATVASYTVLDLIGRISTSSGMQRWGWVAFGAVGMGLGVWSMHFVGMLAFSLSTPVAYNLEMVILSVVVIIAAAFIALIIVGQSKLTIPRLITGGMLLATGISVMHYTGMAAMQINITYDPLFFSLSIVIAIIASNVALWLSFFLHQGKERNKIWVKLVSSFIMGAAVAGMHYTGMHAAQFEMRAESDMVHGVMLDQTFLPYLIAGATLFTLGLSIFGIYISNRLSKKDSEILQNERWYKSLFENNQDGIISIDNDLNIIDYNMAITELTGLPGSWFRGNSIINLLPFVVEEELERTREMLYKSLHGEMQNYPSAIIHQLGHRVDINVVNVPVNVNGQIVGSYIIAKDVTEEKAAKEQIQHLAFHDELTGLPNRRWFNQGLAQKIESGSGRFTVMVMDMDRFKLINDSLGHTYGDLFLQEVSRRIQTCIRDFDMTLSRMGGDEFTLLCDGIYGEEEITEITVRIIEAVAVPYRLKENDFYVTTSIGIAVYPEHGSDAVQLLQNADTAMYEVKKNGKNGYQYYTKELHALLQEKIQLEGDLRQALTQGQLFLDYQPQADAGTNQIIGVEALVRWQHPTKGILSPGVFIPIAEETAMIYELGTWVLREACRQMKAWHDAGGPLITVSVNLSSQQFHQANLTTYIKDILEETKLESRYLELEITESMMMDPKVSSSILNELSESGIRISLDDFGTGYSSLSYLKLLPIHKLKIDRSFIRDITQNVNDKAIVATIISMAKHLNMDVIAEGIETKEQLDILVDNDCSEIQGYYYSRPLSASDVEAMFLSDRKLQPLQSDRA; encoded by the coding sequence GTGCATCATCACTTGCATGGCTCTTATGACCTGCTGTTGGTCTTATTCTCTTATTTGGTTGCGACAGTTGCTTCGTATACGGTGTTAGATTTAATTGGGAGAATCAGTACGTCTAGCGGGATGCAGCGCTGGGGTTGGGTTGCTTTCGGCGCGGTCGGAATGGGGCTTGGCGTATGGTCGATGCATTTTGTCGGCATGCTCGCATTCTCGCTGAGTACTCCCGTTGCTTATAATTTGGAAATGGTCATCCTCTCAGTGGTGGTCATTATTGCAGCAGCGTTTATCGCCCTTATCATTGTCGGCCAGAGCAAGCTGACAATACCCCGCTTGATTACAGGCGGTATGCTGCTCGCTACGGGGATCTCGGTCATGCATTATACCGGGATGGCTGCCATGCAAATTAATATTACATATGACCCGTTATTCTTCTCGCTGTCGATTGTAATTGCGATCATCGCTTCGAACGTGGCTTTATGGCTGTCTTTCTTCCTGCATCAGGGAAAGGAACGGAATAAGATATGGGTGAAGCTTGTAAGCAGCTTCATTATGGGAGCTGCGGTAGCAGGAATGCACTATACCGGGATGCATGCCGCGCAGTTCGAAATGCGGGCGGAGTCAGACATGGTGCACGGCGTCATGCTGGACCAAACGTTCCTGCCTTATCTGATCGCAGGTGCAACGCTATTCACGCTGGGGTTATCGATCTTTGGCATCTACATCTCCAATCGCCTGTCCAAGAAGGACTCGGAAATTCTACAGAACGAGCGCTGGTATAAGTCGCTGTTCGAGAACAATCAAGACGGCATTATTTCTATTGACAACGATCTTAATATTATCGACTACAACATGGCTATCACCGAGCTTACCGGGCTTCCCGGAAGTTGGTTTCGAGGTAACTCGATCATCAATCTGCTGCCTTTCGTTGTGGAGGAAGAGTTGGAACGTACTCGCGAGATGCTGTATAAGTCTTTACACGGTGAGATGCAGAACTATCCATCCGCTATCATTCACCAGCTCGGTCATCGGGTTGATATAAACGTTGTGAATGTACCTGTCAACGTGAACGGGCAGATCGTCGGCAGTTATATAATCGCCAAGGACGTAACCGAAGAGAAGGCCGCGAAGGAGCAGATTCAGCATCTGGCGTTTCACGATGAATTGACAGGCCTGCCTAACCGTCGTTGGTTCAATCAGGGGCTCGCGCAGAAGATTGAGAGCGGAAGCGGACGCTTTACGGTGATGGTCATGGATATGGATCGCTTCAAGCTAATCAATGATTCGCTTGGACATACGTATGGAGACTTGTTCTTGCAGGAAGTGAGCAGGCGCATTCAAACGTGCATCCGTGATTTCGACATGACGCTCTCCCGAATGGGCGGCGATGAATTCACGCTGCTCTGTGACGGCATCTATGGGGAAGAAGAGATAACTGAGATTACGGTGCGAATTATTGAGGCGGTCGCGGTGCCATATCGCCTGAAAGAGAATGACTTCTACGTCACGACCAGTATCGGCATCGCGGTATATCCCGAGCATGGGTCAGATGCGGTGCAATTGCTCCAAAACGCCGATACCGCGATGTATGAAGTGAAGAAGAACGGGAAGAACGGCTATCAGTACTATACAAAAGAATTGCATGCGCTATTGCAGGAGAAGATCCAGCTGGAAGGCGATTTGCGGCAGGCGCTCACGCAGGGCCAGCTGTTCCTTGATTACCAGCCGCAAGCCGATGCAGGCACGAATCAGATTATCGGCGTCGAAGCGCTCGTCCGCTGGCAGCACCCGACGAAGGGCATTCTGTCTCCCGGTGTGTTCATTCCGATAGCTGAAGAAACGGCGATGATTTATGAGCTGGGCACTTGGGTGCTGAGGGAAGCCTGCAGGCAAATGAAAGCATGGCATGACGCGGGAGGACCGTTAATTACGGTATCAGTCAACCTCTCATCCCAGCAGTTCCATCAAGCGAATTTAACGACATATATTAAAGATATTTTGGAAGAAACGAAACTTGAGTCGCGCTACTTGGAGCTCGAAATTACGGAGAGCATGATGATGGATCCGAAAGTATCGAGCAGCATTCTGAATGAATTGTCGGAGTCCGGCATTCGCATAAGTCTGGATGACTTCGGAACGGGTTACAGCTCGCTCAGCTATCTCAAGCTGCTGCCTATCCATAAGCTGAAGATCGACCGTTCGTTTATTCGCGACATTACCCAGAATGTGAACGACAAAGCGATCGTAGCGACGATTATTTCCATGGCGAAGCATTTGAACATGGACGTCATCGCGGAAGGCATCGAGACGAAGGAGCAGCTCGACATACTGGTGGACAACGATTGCAGCGAAATTCAAGGTTATTACTACAGCCGGCCGCTGTCCGCGAGTGATGTGGAAGCAATGTTCTTGAGCGACAGAAAGCTGCAGCCGCTGCAATCAGACCGTGCGTAG
- a CDS encoding MATE family efflux transporter, with product MLRNWKEILVLAIPSLVSFASMTMTGTINLIVVGQLGALIIAIVGVSNIIMYNAFALFSGIGHTLNYLVAQNNGAGDMRKGIQRTYIALYMCIAFGLVIALVGWIGAGDILRWTGGSKELVSTGSFYLELRFYGMAFGIINFAFHGFLRGIGATKMSMVVSLITNVPIILLTYTLTFGEWGFPELGLTGAGIAVIFGEGLQTLICAFIFFVLLHKKYQTRSRVAFSLSWLETKLISTESGKLGIQEFSLSLSMYIFTAFVARLSDKALAANEVALSIMSFGFMPAFAFGSTATILVGQFVGKGTPLLGRSAGTNTAILGSMFLIVLGTIELIFANQITHLYTNDKEVYELAAYLIKVSAYLQLFDGLLNFFAGGLRGIGDTTFLLRVSFIVSWFVFVPLAYVFIFVFHWGSMGAWLALYTFLTIFGISVMIRFYRTDWTAVRLKEAAH from the coding sequence ATGCTACGTAATTGGAAAGAAATTTTAGTACTTGCCATCCCGTCGCTCGTTTCATTCGCCAGCATGACGATGACAGGTACGATCAATCTCATTGTTGTCGGTCAGCTAGGCGCACTTATCATTGCAATTGTAGGCGTTTCCAACATCATCATGTATAACGCGTTCGCGCTGTTCTCGGGCATTGGTCACACGCTCAATTACCTTGTTGCTCAGAATAACGGGGCAGGCGATATGCGCAAAGGCATCCAGCGAACTTACATTGCTTTGTATATGTGCATTGCGTTTGGGCTTGTAATCGCGCTCGTCGGCTGGATAGGCGCAGGCGATATTCTCAGGTGGACCGGTGGTTCAAAGGAGCTTGTCAGCACCGGCAGCTTCTATCTCGAGCTAAGGTTCTACGGAATGGCATTTGGCATTATTAATTTTGCGTTCCATGGCTTCTTGCGCGGTATAGGCGCTACGAAGATGTCGATGGTCGTATCGCTCATCACGAATGTACCGATCATTCTGCTCACGTATACGCTCACATTCGGTGAATGGGGCTTCCCGGAACTGGGGTTAACCGGTGCGGGTATCGCAGTTATATTCGGTGAAGGGCTGCAGACGCTAATCTGCGCGTTTATTTTCTTCGTCTTGCTGCACAAAAAGTATCAAACACGCAGCCGAGTTGCGTTCTCGCTCAGCTGGCTTGAGACGAAGTTAATCTCCACTGAGAGCGGTAAGCTCGGCATTCAAGAATTTTCCCTTAGCTTATCCATGTACATCTTCACTGCATTCGTTGCCCGGCTTAGTGACAAAGCGCTCGCGGCTAACGAAGTGGCGCTAAGCATCATGTCGTTTGGCTTCATGCCGGCATTCGCCTTCGGCTCGACGGCAACGATTCTTGTTGGACAGTTTGTGGGTAAAGGCACGCCGCTGCTTGGCCGCAGCGCCGGTACGAATACCGCTATCCTCGGCTCGATGTTCCTGATTGTGCTTGGCACGATAGAGCTTATTTTTGCAAATCAGATTACACATCTGTATACGAATGACAAAGAAGTGTATGAGCTGGCTGCATATCTGATTAAAGTATCCGCTTACTTGCAGCTGTTTGACGGACTGCTGAACTTCTTCGCCGGCGGTCTGCGCGGCATTGGCGATACGACCTTCCTGTTGCGCGTATCGTTTATCGTCAGCTGGTTCGTCTTTGTCCCGCTCGCGTATGTATTTATCTTCGTATTCCATTGGGGCAGCATGGGGGCGTGGCTCGCGCTGTATACGTTCCTGACCATATTTGGGATATCGGTTATGATCCGGTTTTACCGTACGGACTGGACAGCGGTGCGTCTGAAGGAAGCGGCTCATTGA
- the rpsU gene encoding 30S ribosomal protein S21, which yields MSETKVRKNETIDAALRRFKRTIAKDGVLAEVKKRKHYEKPSVKRKLKSEAARKRKF from the coding sequence GTGTCTGAAACAAAAGTTCGCAAAAACGAGACAATCGATGCTGCACTCCGCCGCTTCAAACGTACCATCGCAAAGGATGGCGTATTGGCCGAGGTGAAGAAACGCAAGCATTACGAGAAGCCTAGCGTAAAGCGTAAGTTGAAGTCCGAGGCTGCGCGTAAGAGAAAGTTTTAG
- the floA gene encoding flotillin-like protein FloA (flotillin-like protein involved in membrane lipid rafts) translates to MDLDPTVTVVIIVVLAVIALSVFLSFFPIMLWISALASGVRVGIITLVAMRLRRVVPSRIVNPLIKATKAGLGLTINQLESHFLAGGNVDRVVNSLIAAQRANIELEFERAAAIDLAGRDVLLAVQMSVNPRVIETPIVAAVAKNGIEVKVKARVTVRANIDRLVGGAGEETIIARVGEGIVTTVGSSDSHKDVLENPDMISRTVLGKGLDAGTAFEILSIDIADVDVGKNIGAHLQTEQAEADKRIAQAKAEERRAMAVAQEQEMKARVVEMRARVVESESQVPLAMAEALKSGKIGVLDYMNFKNIEADTSMRNSIGGGTPEKNE, encoded by the coding sequence ATGGACTTAGATCCAACAGTAACCGTTGTCATTATCGTAGTACTGGCTGTAATCGCATTATCGGTGTTCCTTAGCTTCTTCCCGATTATGCTCTGGATTTCGGCATTAGCATCCGGCGTTCGCGTCGGCATTATTACTCTCGTTGCGATGAGGCTGCGCCGCGTCGTACCAAGCCGCATCGTTAACCCGCTCATCAAGGCGACGAAGGCCGGTCTTGGGCTGACGATCAATCAGCTTGAGAGTCACTTCCTCGCGGGCGGTAACGTGGACCGCGTCGTCAACTCATTAATTGCAGCACAGCGTGCGAACATTGAATTGGAATTTGAACGCGCTGCAGCAATCGACCTTGCAGGTCGTGACGTGCTGCTGGCCGTTCAGATGAGCGTTAACCCGCGCGTCATTGAGACCCCAATAGTCGCAGCTGTAGCGAAGAACGGTATTGAAGTGAAGGTTAAGGCACGTGTAACGGTTCGCGCGAACATTGACCGACTGGTCGGCGGCGCAGGTGAAGAAACGATCATCGCTCGTGTCGGTGAAGGTATCGTCACGACGGTCGGCTCCTCGGATTCGCATAAGGATGTATTGGAAAATCCGGATATGATCTCCCGCACGGTGCTTGGCAAGGGTCTGGACGCGGGTACGGCATTTGAGATTCTGTCAATTGATATTGCCGACGTTGACGTAGGCAAGAACATCGGTGCGCATCTGCAGACCGAGCAAGCTGAGGCGGATAAGCGGATTGCGCAAGCGAAGGCCGAAGAGCGCCGCGCGATGGCGGTCGCTCAGGAGCAGGAGATGAAGGCGCGCGTTGTCGAGATGAGAGCGCGAGTGGTTGAATCCGAGTCGCAAGTACCGCTTGCGATGGCCGAAGCGCTGAAGTCTGGCAAGATCGGCGTTCTCGATTATATGAACTTCAAGAACATTGAAGCAGATACTTCGATGCGCAATTCTATTGGAGGCGGCACTCCGGAGAAGAATGAATAG
- the yqfD gene encoding sporulation protein YqfD translates to MSATNVTWMQWLRGYITVRVRGEGSERLVNTALSKGLSLWSIRRTSKGELDCYLLVTDFFRLRPILKETGCRVHVTSRQGLPFWVRRAQKRVFFAAGLILFFIGMYLLSSLIWSIDVKGNDRLSEEQILQVAKQEGLYPFQWSFRLDDVTVLSKKMAQKLPGAAWVGVQKHGTRITIQVVESSVPDKKPPLDPRHLVASTDAVVTKVLAETGRPVVKRNMRVKQGDVLISGMLGDETHGKAVVAKGVVRGIVWHEYDIVSPLTRQTKVYTGEKKVVWYAVVAGRAMKVSGYGGSPFAMYESVKQEEQAAWRTMKMPFGRMKETILEVKLQSQTVSVEEAKAEGIEQAKADVLAKVGPEAQVLGENILHEKTDNGKVYMKVLFEVDQSIVKERPIVQMQGD, encoded by the coding sequence ATGAGTGCGACGAATGTGACGTGGATGCAATGGCTCCGCGGATATATCACCGTCCGGGTGCGTGGGGAAGGATCAGAGAGACTCGTTAACACTGCGCTGTCGAAAGGACTATCGCTTTGGTCTATCAGGCGGACAAGCAAGGGGGAGCTTGACTGCTATTTGTTAGTGACGGATTTCTTCCGGCTTCGTCCGATTTTGAAAGAGACAGGCTGCCGCGTCCATGTAACTTCGCGACAAGGGCTGCCGTTCTGGGTGCGCCGCGCGCAGAAGCGCGTTTTTTTTGCAGCGGGGCTCATTCTGTTCTTTATCGGGATGTACTTGCTCTCCTCGCTCATCTGGTCCATCGATGTGAAGGGCAACGATCGGCTGTCGGAGGAGCAAATCTTGCAGGTGGCCAAGCAGGAAGGGTTGTACCCGTTCCAGTGGTCGTTCCGGCTCGATGATGTGACTGTACTGTCGAAGAAAATGGCGCAGAAGCTCCCAGGTGCGGCATGGGTCGGCGTTCAGAAGCATGGTACGCGCATTACGATTCAAGTCGTAGAATCTTCTGTACCGGATAAGAAGCCGCCGCTCGATCCACGGCATCTTGTCGCTTCGACCGACGCGGTCGTGACGAAGGTGCTGGCTGAGACCGGCAGGCCCGTCGTGAAACGCAATATGCGCGTCAAACAGGGCGATGTGCTCATCTCAGGCATGCTCGGGGACGAAACGCACGGGAAAGCGGTCGTTGCGAAAGGCGTCGTGAGGGGTATTGTATGGCATGAATATGACATCGTTTCGCCGCTCACTCGGCAGACGAAAGTATATACGGGCGAGAAGAAAGTCGTATGGTATGCGGTAGTTGCAGGCCGAGCGATGAAGGTAAGTGGTTATGGCGGCAGTCCCTTCGCGATGTACGAAAGCGTGAAGCAAGAGGAGCAGGCTGCGTGGCGGACGATGAAGATGCCTTTTGGAAGAATGAAAGAGACGATACTGGAAGTGAAGCTGCAGAGCCAAACGGTCAGTGTCGAGGAGGCCAAAGCGGAGGGAATCGAACAGGCAAAAGCAGATGTGCTGGCTAAAGTCGGCCCGGAAGCTCAGGTGCTTGGCGAAAACATTTTGCATGAAAAGACGGACAATGGTAAAGTTTATATGAAAGTGCTTTTTGAGGTGGATCAATCGATTGTGAAAGAGAGACCGATAGTTCAGATGCAAGGGGATTGA
- a CDS encoding GatB/YqeY domain-containing protein, translated as MNLSERLNDDMKQAMKSQEKFKLTTIRMIRSSIKNQEIELKRPLEDAELLDILSREIKQRKDSLQEFQKAGRDDLAKDVAAEIEIISVYLPQQLTEEEIKLIVQQTIQETGASSKADMGKVMSALLPKTKGRADGKLVNTFVQQFLQ; from the coding sequence ATGAACCTTAGCGAACGATTGAACGACGATATGAAGCAAGCGATGAAGAGCCAAGAGAAGTTCAAGCTCACCACGATTCGGATGATTCGTTCGTCCATTAAGAATCAAGAGATCGAACTGAAACGTCCGCTTGAAGACGCTGAACTGCTTGATATCTTAAGTCGGGAGATCAAACAACGTAAAGATTCCCTCCAAGAGTTTCAGAAAGCCGGCCGCGATGATCTTGCGAAAGACGTCGCAGCAGAAATTGAAATTATTAGTGTATACCTGCCTCAGCAGCTGACCGAAGAAGAGATCAAGTTGATTGTTCAGCAGACCATCCAGGAGACCGGTGCTTCTTCCAAAGCCGACATGGGGAAAGTCATGAGTGCACTTTTGCCTAAAACAAAAGGGCGGGCTGACGGTAAACTAGTAAACACATTTGTGCAGCAATTTCTGCAATAA
- a CDS encoding histidine triad nucleotide-binding protein gives MDCIFCKIIEGSIPSKKVFENEHVVAFHDIQPAAPVHILLIPKKHIATMNDVTDADDTLMAELFRAARHVAAELGVAESGYRLVNNCNSDGGQIVYHLHIHLLGGEKLKGLG, from the coding sequence ATGGATTGTATTTTTTGTAAAATTATTGAAGGCAGCATTCCATCCAAAAAAGTGTTTGAGAACGAGCATGTCGTTGCTTTCCACGACATACAGCCTGCAGCACCGGTACATATTCTTCTCATCCCGAAGAAGCATATCGCCACGATGAATGATGTAACCGACGCAGATGATACGCTGATGGCGGAGCTGTTCCGAGCTGCGCGTCATGTAGCTGCAGAGCTAGGCGTTGCAGAATCCGGCTACCGACTTGTAAATAACTGTAATTCAGACGGCGGACAAATTGTTTACCACCTGCATATTCACCTCCTTGGCGGGGAGAAATTAAAGGGGCTTGGTTAA
- a CDS encoding NfeD family protein, translated as MMNRLRMLILLPIALLLLSSLLAAAPAAVAAEEAGGVLGSTVYVVEANDTVDPSLEHFLERAYKEAEDAKAARVLLVLNTLGGRVDSALSIGELIRKSSVPTTVYIQGKAVSAGTYIALNAQQIAMQPGSTMGAAAVVDESGTLITNPKTVSFWTEEMKSAALLHDRDPNIAAAMVNTDLTLELKDLGRTKEKGDVLTLSAADAVKVGYAEYTAASEEEALAGLKLSQPNVVHFQASVMERIAQFLTIPAIMTLLLIIGIAGIAIELMVPGFGIPGIVGLLAFALYFFGHYIAGFAGLEDVVLFVIGILLLVSELFVPSFGILGILGAASLVAGVLMAAPNPKSAGLSLLAAFIVSAVIVFIVAKRFAHRGVWNKFILKDALTTEEGYVSTANKSSYLGMKGTTITPLRPAGTVRIGDARVDVVTAGEFIPTGVGVIVIKVEGTRVVVEQETAVQ; from the coding sequence ATGATGAATCGATTGCGTATGCTTATCCTGCTGCCGATTGCTTTGCTGCTGCTCAGCTCGCTATTAGCTGCCGCACCGGCGGCTGTTGCAGCTGAGGAGGCTGGCGGGGTGCTTGGCTCCACCGTTTATGTGGTGGAAGCGAACGATACGGTAGATCCGAGCCTGGAGCATTTCCTGGAGCGGGCGTACAAGGAAGCGGAGGATGCGAAGGCGGCGCGTGTGCTGCTCGTGCTGAACACGCTTGGCGGACGTGTTGACAGTGCGCTTAGCATTGGCGAGCTGATTCGCAAGAGCAGCGTTCCGACGACTGTTTACATTCAAGGCAAAGCGGTTTCAGCCGGTACCTATATCGCGCTGAATGCGCAGCAGATCGCCATGCAGCCGGGAAGCACGATGGGCGCTGCCGCTGTGGTGGATGAGAGTGGTACGCTAATTACGAATCCGAAGACCGTATCCTTCTGGACGGAAGAGATGAAGTCGGCGGCGCTGCTGCATGACCGCGATCCGAACATTGCGGCTGCAATGGTCAATACGGATTTGACGCTGGAGCTGAAGGACCTCGGCAGAACGAAGGAGAAGGGCGACGTTCTAACGCTGTCTGCTGCAGATGCGGTGAAAGTCGGATATGCCGAATATACCGCGGCAAGCGAAGAGGAAGCGCTCGCCGGCTTGAAGCTGTCACAGCCGAATGTCGTGCATTTTCAAGCGAGTGTCATGGAGCGGATTGCCCAGTTTCTGACGATTCCGGCTATCATGACGCTGCTGCTCATAATCGGCATCGCGGGCATCGCCATTGAACTCATGGTGCCAGGCTTCGGGATTCCTGGTATTGTCGGTCTCCTTGCATTCGCGCTTTACTTCTTCGGCCATTATATCGCCGGATTCGCAGGCCTTGAAGATGTCGTTCTGTTCGTCATCGGGATTCTGCTGCTCGTCTCGGAGCTATTCGTTCCAAGCTTCGGCATACTTGGCATTTTAGGAGCGGCGTCGCTGGTAGCCGGTGTGCTGATGGCGGCTCCGAATCCGAAGTCTGCTGGATTGTCTTTACTTGCTGCTTTTATCGTGTCGGCGGTTATCGTATTTATAGTCGCTAAACGATTCGCGCATCGCGGCGTGTGGAACAAGTTCATTCTGAAGGATGCGTTAACGACGGAAGAAGGTTATGTTTCTACGGCCAACAAGTCCTCGTATCTCGGCATGAAGGGGACGACAATTACGCCGCTGAGACCTGCCGGAACCGTCCGGATCGGCGATGCTCGCGTCGATGTCGTTACTGCGGGTGAGTTCATCCCGACAGGCGTGGGCGTCATCGTTATTAAAGTCGAAGGCACTCGCGTCGTCGTCGAACAGGAAACCGCTGTACAATAA
- a CDS encoding DUF5658 family protein, translating into MRIFLITFILIASASDAVLTDLGLRSGIIQEANPFMDWLYHQSPLAFLLFKVMLPLLLLFLIPPKKVTKLLRSLMYITCSLYAVVLGMHGVWIATGYYHI; encoded by the coding sequence TTGCGGATCTTCTTAATCACATTCATACTCATTGCGAGCGCAAGCGATGCCGTCCTAACCGATCTCGGGCTGCGTTCTGGAATCATTCAAGAAGCCAATCCGTTCATGGATTGGCTCTATCACCAGAGCCCCCTTGCGTTCCTTCTCTTCAAAGTCATGCTTCCACTTCTTCTGCTGTTTCTTATCCCGCCCAAGAAGGTTACAAAGCTGCTGCGAAGCTTAATGTACATCACCTGCTCCCTTTACGCAGTCGTGCTAGGCATGCATGGCGTGTGGATCGCGACGGGCTACTATCACATTTGA
- the yqfC gene encoding sporulation protein YqfC, with amino-acid sequence MSRFNRKLRKMAADLLDLPQDVVMDLPRLTMIGDRQLYIENHRGVLHFSSDKLRLALSKGEIEVTGSDLVIRTIWTEEVVIEGFIKNIEVRE; translated from the coding sequence ATGAGCCGTTTCAATCGCAAACTTCGTAAAATGGCTGCCGATCTGCTCGATTTGCCGCAGGATGTCGTGATGGATTTGCCCCGGCTAACGATGATCGGCGACCGCCAACTTTACATTGAGAATCATCGCGGCGTGCTGCATTTCTCAAGCGATAAGCTGCGTCTCGCGCTGAGCAAGGGCGAAATAGAGGTAACGGGCAGTGATCTCGTTATACGTACGATATGGACAGAAGAAGTCGTCATAGAAGGCTTTATTAAAAATATAGAAGTACGCGAGTAA
- a CDS encoding HAD family hydrolase, whose translation MENKKLIIFLDSGDTIVDESTEIRDEEGIVISADLIPGADVMVKTLYERGYTLALVADGDAQSFKNVFKQNDLYEYFTTMIYSETIKASKPSPRMFKAAIGALDLSDSDCSRIIMVGNNLSRDVKGANALGITSVFQSWTTRYPHTPADETERPAYTIREPLELLDLVEQLNRELAYN comes from the coding sequence ATGGAGAACAAGAAACTGATCATTTTCCTAGACAGCGGAGACACAATTGTTGATGAATCGACTGAAATCAGAGATGAAGAGGGGATTGTCATTAGCGCGGACCTGATCCCTGGAGCGGATGTCATGGTGAAGACGCTATATGAGAGAGGGTATACGCTTGCTCTGGTAGCAGACGGTGATGCGCAGTCATTTAAGAACGTATTTAAACAGAATGACCTGTACGAGTATTTTACGACGATGATTTATTCCGAAACGATCAAGGCCAGCAAGCCAAGTCCTCGCATGTTCAAAGCGGCGATTGGGGCGCTGGACCTTAGCGATTCCGATTGCTCCCGAATCATAATGGTTGGCAACAATTTGAGCCGCGACGTAAAAGGTGCGAATGCGCTTGGCATAACGAGTGTGTTCCAAAGCTGGACGACACGCTATCCGCATACGCCTGCAGATGAAACGGAGCGGCCGGCTTACACGATTCGCGAGCCTCTCGAACTGCTCGATTTGGTTGAACAATTGAATCGCGAGCTTGCATATAACTAA